Within Candidatus Poribacteria bacterium, the genomic segment GGCGATTTCTGCCAAAGGGACCAGTACGAAACCGCGGAGATGCATCTCCGGGTGCGGAATGACAAGTTTCTCAGTCTGGAGACACAAATCTCCATAGATGAGTATATCCAAGTCGATTTCTCTTGGACCCCAGCGGATACGGTGTTGTCTACCAACTTCAGTTTCGATGTCTTTTAAGGTGTGTAGCAAGGAAAGGGGAGAAAGGGAGGTCTGGATGGCAGCAACACCGTTCAGGAACTCTGCTTGCGCTTCATAACCGACGGGGGCTGTTTTGTAAACGGAGGAAATTTTTTGTAAGGTGATTCCCTCCGTTTTTGATAAAGCATGAATGGCGTTCTGGATATGCGCC encodes:
- the folK gene encoding 2-amino-4-hydroxy-6-hydroxymethyldihydropteridine diphosphokinase; this translates as MPLAYIGFGSNISDRLAHIQNAIHALSKTEGITLQKISSVYKTAPVGYEAQAEFLNGVAAIQTSLSPLSLLHTLKDIETEVGRQHRIRWGPREIDLDILIYGDLCLQTEKLVIPHPEMHLRGFVLVPLAEIAPDVVHPVFQETVQTLFEHLDDDKSISKSESIRLSQTCFL